Genomic window (Enterobacteriaceae bacterium 4M9):
GGAGCCGACAAGGATGAACGAGAAAAGCCCCCATCTGTCCACTCCGGCACCTCTGTTCCATCCGGATACAATGAAAGCCAGCGAAAGCCAAAATGAACATACCAATAAAACCTGAACAGTCCTTTTTGTAAGTAAAGAGTCTTTCACTCTCATAAATACTTCGGCAATTAACATGCCGTAAATAAAGTCATAGATAATCGGGTTCGAAATGAAAGTAAAATTTCTCACAAACGTATTTCCACCGCTATCCCTGGTTATAGCATCTATTTGCAAATACCCTCGAAAATACAACTGTGCTGAACAACATATTAGAACAATTAGCAAGCAGGATATCAACGACCTATATTTATGATTTATAGACAGCGCGATCAGAAAGATAGAATAGAAAAGAACCTCATACGTTAACGTCCATGCTGGCATGTTAATATTATAACCATACCAAGGCCCTATGAAATTATAGTCATTGGGAATAAGCAAATAACTTTTAACAAGCTGCGTTATTGTTGAATTATATGCGGAATCAAAATAAATTAGAAATGTCAGCGTTATGATGAAGACCGGATATAATCTAAAAAATCTCTTAATGGAAAATTCTAGCGGCGAGTTTTTAGCTTTGTTAGCGGTAGAGTAAGTAATTATGAACCCGCTAATAACGAAAAATATATCTACTCCAACCTCGCCTAACCCAAAGAGCAAATCACCCAAATCTTTTTGAGCATAAACATTATTAAGATACTGGCGAAAGTGGAATGCGATTACTAGCAAAGCTGCAGCGCCACGCAAAAATTGTATGCTATCTAGCCGTGTTGTTGTGGAGTTTTGCACTATATCACCGGAGATTACGAACGTCCCCCGATTATAACAACGCGTCAAAACTCCACAATGACTAACTACCTGATGACTTTAGTGTCATTCTGTAATAAATAGTTTAAGCGGATACGGCCTGACAAGTCTGGAATGTAAGTGATGCTCCATTTGAAGCCTTGCTTCTGATTGTGAGCGCTCCATTTTTACCAGCAATGTCCCAAATCTGTCCCACATAGGAAGTCATGATAAGGTGAAAGAGACACAACACTATGATTTTTAATGGTACGCCCTACAGGATTTGAACATGTGACCCACGGGTTAGAAGAACGTAGAGTACTATTTAACGCACTGTAATATCATTTTTTTTTCCGCGCTCGCGCCGGGTTTGTGTCACTACGTGTCGTTACTTGCTTCTGCGTTGCGATGCATCCATGCATGACACATCCGTGACACAGAGAGTGCACAGCCATGCCACCGGCATAACTATGCATTTTCCTCATCACATCACCGGGCATGCATCATCATCCAGCGCGCGATTGATGAAGAATGTAACGCGCCCGAACACTTCGACCTCTTCCAGAGCATTCCCCTCTATCGCCTCTCCATTATTGGTAATAAGCGCCCTCCCCATCAGCTTCGCAAACTGAGTGCGCCCGTCACAAAGAATCAGGAGTACATCCCCTACTTTGGTGTTCATTGCCGGCTCAATGACAGCAAAGCCAAAATCAGTTTCAAGCACCCAACTCTCAGCGCCAATATTGCAGATCACTTCAGGCGGAAGTTGGCGCTCTACATAATCGGTAGCAGGTGATGCGAATCCCATTGCTGGACCCTCCCCATATTGCGGAGAATCCAGTACTTGTTGTCGACACCATCGATCGTCTTGTCGGCGAAGTCAGGTTGGTAGTGTTCAATCTACGAATTCGCATCGTCCTGACTGAAGTGCCAGTTCTTCTCTCGCAGCTTCGCTATGAAGCTGTCGGTGCTCAGGTAGCGATAACCTTCGGGTTTAGCTGTATGGCCGCACTGAAAGCGGTTTGTATGTCGGCTGTGCGTGGCATATTCACCTAACAATAATTACTGCATATATATACAGCACAACCAAATATGAGGATCGACCAAGTGCTGCAAAAAAACCCACCTGAGTGGGCTTCTGTTACTTGGTTATGCTTGTTGGCAGGTGGCTTTTAATTATGTGTTTACCGATAAACACTGACCCTTCATCAGTAGGGTGACCATAATCCATGGACATAAGCGTAAAACCACTATCTACTCTTGCCCTACACTTCAGTTCTGATCCTTCATGTATACATAAGCCATCAAGTATGTCGACAAAATCATAGCCTGCATTGTCTTTTGATATCGTCTTCATGCTGTTATTTGTCGCAACAATCTGTTTATCCAAAAATCTCTTATCAATGTAAATATCATTAGGATTATAGTTTTTTGCAACAATTAGCGGCAGGCTCCCTTTCCACTGCGGAACAGGCCCAAGCACTATAACTTTCTTAACACCCAATGAGTGTATCTTCTCAGCGATGCTGTGCCAGTCTGTTTCGTCATGCTGGAATCGCTGAGCTAACACTACAACATCAGGTTTAACAATATTTATATCTTCAATGGCTTTTTCATTGGATAAATTACAACCAATTGTAGCGCTTATAATTCCAGGGAATTTATGTAGACTGGGTTTACAACTCGAAGCCGCAAGTTGATAGAATGGTATATCCTCTTTTAGAAGCGACCTGATCCCCAAAGAAAGGGCTCCAGCGTGAGAGTCACCCCATAAAAAGACCCCTCCCCTTTTAGCAGTATCAACACATGATTTATCGATGTGATCCAGTTTTTCACTGCTGTTACACTTATCCCACATCCCATTATTATCAAACCGATATCCATCGTAATGTACCACAGTTTCATTGCCGGTAGTTTTTGTGATACTTCTTATAACAGTATTAGCGCCATTTGAAACATATACACCAACAGCTAAAGTTAACGATGCAAAGTACAGGACTTCCTTTTTAACCCCGCCCCTACTTTTGAAAAAGCTTTCAATATATTTAAATGACAACATCCCCATCGCCACCGACGCAACAATCCCAATGAGCACTGTTGCGATAGAAACACCACCATATGTATTATAGATGTATAGATAGATAGGCCAATGCCATAAATAAATTGAATATGAATACAGCCCAATTCTTTGCGCAAAAGAAGAATCGAGGATAATATTTTCAGAACGCGACCACAATATGATCATCGTGCCAACTATAGGCAGCAACGCATTATAGCTAGGCCAGTACGATTCCTCGCTAAATATAAAACAGGAAACTAATATGGCAACAATGCCTATGTATGGGAAAACTTTTCTTTTAAATAACGAAAGTGGAAAAAGATATACTACACCGCCAGCAAGCATCTCCCATGCCCTGGTTGGGAGCAAGAAATAGGATGAGCTAACTAAAATTCTAGAGGCATAAATACTCAACGCCAGGCTCAACAGCCCAACAATAAGAATTAAAATTCTAGATACTTTTAAGCTAAAAGCCTTGCTAATAATGTAAATAGCAAGTGGATATATAATATAGAATTGCCATTCAACAGATAGCGACCAGGTATGAAGCAACCACTTTTCTTCCGCACCCGGCGCAAAGTAGCTTGACTCCTTCCAGTAGATGATATTTGAAATAAACAGAAGGCTTGATGCAGCGTGCTTTGCCAGCGTCTTAAACTCAGGAGTGTACATGTTGTACCATCCGTATACCATTACACAAATTAGCATAACGGCAAGCGCAGGAACTATCCTTCTGGCGCGCGCTTTATAAAAACCCCACAGTGTAAATTTATTCCCTTCCAAACCGCTAAATATTATTGACGTCATTAAAAAACCAGAAATGACAAAGAATACATCTACACCAACAAACCCACTCGGAACCCATCCCCTGTTGAAATGAAAAAGGACCACAGCAAGAACTGCTATGGCCCTGACTCCATTAATATCCTTCCTGAACTCCATGCCTCAATGCCTCACACAGTTACGATACGATGCATGTTATACATTTAGACTGTGAATATCACCATTTAAGCATAAGTTAACTGGGATCATTGAGGCATTACGCTGTCACCTTAAGGGTTGGTTTATACATCAAACTTACACCTGATGCTGATAGCGGCTGTCTGCAGTAACACGGATGAATTGCTTGCCGAACCACGGCAATTGAAGCGCTTGACCCTGCTGATGATTTGGAGCTTGCCACAACATGAATCATCAATTCTGAAACCAGTAGGGGCATCGAGTTGCCCCCTCCCATCCCCAGCATTAGTAACTTATGTTTGCCATGCGTTATGCCTGCTGCACCCGTTGCGAATGTAGCCGTACGTCTCATCGGCCTTCATGTATCTTCCCATATACATGCAACCAATCTTTTCAATGCACTATAGTTTGCTGGATCCAACTTAAGATTTGTTGATGCACCGCCAGCTCTTGAAGCCCCGCCGAGATGAATCCCGCTCTGCTCGAACGCGATCTTTAACGTTGGGTCAACAGTTACTGCATATGGAGAGAATGTGATATCTGTATATTTAGATAACTCGGGTCCATAATGTTTAACTGAAATATTACTAAACTGACCGACATATATTAAACTTCGATTTGCAGATGCAATAGTCGTCTCATCAGCAGCCCCATAAGAGTACGCATTACCTCAGCAACACCTGGTGTACCAAGTCCCTTTATTAAAACTCTATCCGTTGAATCTCGAAGGTAATGAAGTTTAAACTCAGCTTCAACGTTACCAATACAGTTAATGCGAGCTCCTTCCCATACCTCTATTCCCATGTCAAATGAAACATTACTGCAGGTATCTAACGTTATATCCATCGCTGTTTCATTTACGCTATCGTAATTACCATACTGAACAAGTACGCCCTCAAACCATCCATGGAATTTTGCAT
Coding sequences:
- a CDS encoding acyltransferase; protein product: MSGDIVQNSTTTRLDSIQFLRGAAALLVIAFHFRQYLNNVYAQKDLGDLLFGLGEVGVDIFFVISGFIITYSTANKAKNSPLEFSIKRFFRLYPVFIITLTFLIYFDSAYNSTITQLVKSYLLIPNDYNFIGPWYGYNINMPAWTLTYEVLFYSIFLIALSINHKYRSLISCLLIVLICCSAQLYFRGYLQIDAITRDSGGNTFVRNFTFISNPIIYDFIYGMLIAEVFMRVKDSLLTKRTVQVLLVCSFWLSLAFIVSGWNRGAGVDRWGLFSFILVGSLVLITKVRDIRFSSFWILMGEMSYSLYINHMIVKKLSGVYLRDFGIYQGNGGVPLFIILMILTFIMSYITYNFIEKPCVRIGHSLSEKIRARKAV
- a CDS encoding acyltransferase yields the protein MEFRKDINGVRAIAVLAVVLFHFNRGWVPSGFVGVDVFFVISGFLMTSIIFSGLEGNKFTLWGFYKARARRIVPALAVMLICVMVYGWYNMYTPEFKTLAKHAASSLLFISNIIYWKESSYFAPGAEEKWLLHTWSLSVEWQFYIIYPLAIYIISKAFSLKVSRILILIVGLLSLALSIYASRILVSSSYFLLPTRAWEMLAGGVVYLFPLSLFKRKVFPYIGIVAILVSCFIFSEESYWPSYNALLPIVGTMIILWSRSENIILDSSFAQRIGLYSYSIYLWHWPIYLYIYNTYGGVSIATVLIGIVASVAMGMLSFKYIESFFKSRGGVKKEVLYFASLTLAVGVYVSNGANTVIRSITKTTGNETVVHYDGYRFDNNGMWDKCNSSEKLDHIDKSCVDTAKRGGVFLWGDSHAGALSLGIRSLLKEDIPFYQLAASSCKPSLHKFPGIISATIGCNLSNEKAIEDINIVKPDVVVLAQRFQHDETDWHSIAEKIHSLGVKKVIVLGPVPQWKGSLPLIVAKNYNPNDIYIDKRFLDKQIVATNNSMKTISKDNAGYDFVDILDGLCIHEGSELKCRARVDSGFTLMSMDYGHPTDEGSVFIGKHIIKSHLPTSITK